The Molothrus aeneus isolate 106 chromosome 15, BPBGC_Maene_1.0, whole genome shotgun sequence genome includes a region encoding these proteins:
- the UIMC1 gene encoding BRCA1-A complex subunit RAP80 isoform X2 — translation MPRRKKPAEGLESRGQDGEEEEEEKWNPANARKKRSFVDAFIVISDSDGEESKEESGLQKKRTKQLDGTKFAAKRKIAQMTEEEQFALALKMSEQEARQVNCQEEEEEELLRKAIAESLSSCQPSDSSTASPHLSVEAPDSQGQSQPAEKEGSELLGGLAFCPDTPPSDCSSHSQSSRADGNGQMDVARSPLVVLRRLSQEIVESSLVSSIIVSPGKGQPVTRSSEKSSSPAKSDSSNMLPSTLGGDFMSLSPTFGKVASGGSWRLTPRRLFSSPSSSSEAAGHEPKEQLLPCTGHSAGEDGAGSSATPLWKSRTTEQCASPRGSGGGAGTKHSSQPGHTAKGCVSTEQAEQNEGSGSTPDLCMLTVEEKHKQEEARNTVHYYWGIPFCPKGVDPNQYTKVILCQLEVYQKSLKQAQRQLLHKKEFGNPVVPSPSLSHNELGKGEEIGRENGVADGTEDGDTEGQESENITWLHPSKRREAESPGHSLEEEKNSTSDDEPTTSYCQPSQVLLAEDVPEDGEPMQIVQSISTMTPLGSKRNPDTATENSAEEEISVCPETQPSPLEAIEEREELCSDSRGAPMQVGGDEDAGRTVSECSPAAAARVSCPLCDHSFPAEEIEVHAMYCDGAAGPQPAQDTPVLTRRQREARNKAASGKSSPPSSDIDKCEKCYLCKSLVPLLQYQRHVDSCLQAARQAQGTRRLRRAKDTGRQERGLLRMLELSESKSEGADTGTPLTGLGDQQSSPTLSAADGEPSADSPISLQHLPFHGSPVKPGISLEAMDGVVDSEPCTALHAGSQQRPRGRRRRRHKF, via the exons ATGCCGAGGAGGAAGAAGCCTGCAGAGGGCCTGGAGTCTCGAGGTCAggatggggaggaagaggaggaagagaagtgGAACCCAGCCAATGCCAGGAAGAAACGCAGTTTTGTGGATGCATTTATTGTTATATCTGACAGTGATGGAGAG GAGTCAAAGGAAGAGAGTGGCTTgcaaaagaagagaacaaagcagCTGGATGGAACAAAGTTTGctgctaaaagaaaaattgcac AGATGACTGAAGAGGAACAATTTGCACTGGCCCTGAAAATGAGTGAGCAAGAGGCTAGACAAGTGAACTgtcaggaagaggaagaggaggagctcTTGAGGAAGGCCATTGCTGAGAGCCTTAGT agctgTCAGCCCTCAGACTCGTCGACTGCATCTCCTCATCTGTCAGTGGAAGCACCAGATTCACAGGGCCAAAGCCAGCCTGCTGAGAAAGAAGGCTCTGAGCTCCTGGGAGGCCTGGCATTCTGCCCTGACACCCCTCCCTCTGACTGCAGCTCCCACTCACAGAGCTCCAGAGCTGATGGGAATGGACAGATGGATGTCGCCCGGAGCCCCTTGGTAGTGTTGAGGAGGTTGAGCCAGGAAATCGTTGAAAGCTCACTAGTATCCAGCATAATCGTGTCTCCGGGGAAGGGCCAGCCTGTGACAAGGTCAAGTGAAAAGTCTTCCTCACCAGCAAAAAGTGATTCGAGTAACATGTTACCCAGCACTCTGGGAGGGGACTTCATGTCTTTGAGTCCCACCTTTGGCAAGGTGGCTTCAGGAGGCTCCTGGCGACTCACACCTCGGAGACTGTTcagcagcccctccagctcTTCTGAAGCAGCTGGCCACGAACCaaaagagcagctcctgccctgcactggCCATTCTGCAGGAGAAGATGGTGCTGGGAGCTCAGCCACTCCACTCTGGAAGAGCAGGACCACAGAACagtgtgccagccccagggggaGTGGTGGAGGAGCAGGTACCAAACACagctcacagcctgggcacacTGCCAAGGGCTGTGTTTCCACAGAACAAGCAGAGCAGAATGAGGGGTCTGGCAGTACCCCAGATCTTTGCATGCTGACTGTGGAGGAGAAGCACAAACAGGAGGAGGCAAGAAACACAGTGCACTATTACTGGGGCATCCCCTTCTGCCCCAAAGGGGTGGACCCCAACCAGTACACCAAAGTCATCTTGTGTCAGCTGGAGGTTTACCAGAAGAGCCTGAAGCAGGCTCAGAGGCAGCTGTTGCATAAGAAGGAGTTTGGTAACCCGGTTGTGCCCAGTCCTTCCTTGAGCCACAATGAGCTTGGGAAAGGAGAAGAGATAGGCAGGGAGAATGGGGTTGCTGATGGTACAGAAGATGGAGACACAGAGGGACAAGAGTCTGAAAACATCACCTGGCTCCACCCTTCAAAgaggagggaggcagagagtccagggcacagcctggaagAAGAGAAGAACTCCACATCTGATGATGAACCGACCACCAGCTACTGCCAG ccctcccaggTACTGCTTGCAGAGGATGTGCCTGAAGATGGGGAACCCATGCAAATTGTGCAAAG CATCTCCACAATGACCCCACTTGGCAGTAAAAGGAACCCAGATACTGCCACAGAAAACTCTGCTGAAGAAGAGATCTCTGTTTGCCCAG AGACACAGCCAAGCCCACTGGAAGCTATTGAGGAGAGAGAAGAGCTCTGTTCAGACAGCAGAGGTGCACCTATGCAG GTTGGTGGGGATGAAGATGCTGGCAGGACTGTGTCTGAGTGcagtcctgcagctgctgcccgtGTGTCGTGCCCTCTGTGTGACCACAGCTTCCCAGCTGAGGAGATCGAGGTGCACGCCATGTACTGCGACGGCGCGGCGGGACCGCAGCCTGCCCAGGACACTCCAG TGCTCACCCGGCGTCAGAGAGAGGCAAGAAATAAAGCTGCCAGTGGTAAAAGCAGCCCACCATCCTCAGACATTGACAA GTGTGAGAAGTGCTACCTCTGTAAGTCActggtgccactgctgcagTATCAGAGGCACGTGGACAGCTGCCTTCAGGCTGCTAGGCAAGCTCAGGGAACCAGGAGGCTGCGAAGAGCCAAG GACActggaaggcaggagagaggacTCCTCAGGATGCTGGAGCTCTCGGAGAGCAAATCCGAAG GTGCTGACACGGGGACTCCCCTCACTGGATTAGGAGACCAGCAGTCCTCTCCCACACTCTCAGCTGCTGATGGGGAGCCGTCAGCAGACAGCCCCATCTCCCTTCAGCACCTTCCTTTCCATGGCTCCCCTGTGAAACCTGGTATCTCCTTGGAAGCCATGGATGGTGTGGTGGACTCGGAGCCGTGCACGGCTCTCCATGCAGGCAGCCAGCAACGGCCCAGAGGCCGCCGCCGGAGAAGGCACAAGTTCTGA